The Sander vitreus isolate 19-12246 chromosome 5, sanVit1, whole genome shotgun sequence genome includes a region encoding these proteins:
- the ssh1a gene encoding protein phosphatase Slingshot homolog 1 isoform X1 produces the protein MALVTLQRSPTPSAASTASTATTTAGEDFGSEDERRINQSLSESFFMVKGAALFLQQGSSQQSHKAHPHHKHAGDLPQHLQVMINILRSEDRIKLAVRLESAWSDRVRYMVVVYTSGRQDTEENILLGIDFTSKDCKSCSIGMTLPLWSDTKIHLDGDGGFTVNTASRTHVFKPVSVQAMWSALQVLHKACEVSRRHNYFPGGMALTWMGYYESCIASEQSCINEWNTMKDLETTRLDSPTMFVDKPSERERTGCLIKAKLRSIMMCRDLENVTSKQIRTELEQHMNCNLKEYKEFIDNEMLLILGQMDKPTLIFDHVYLGSEWNASNLEELQESGVGYILNVTREIDNFFPGTFCYHNIRVYDEDATDLLAHWNETYNFIVKAKKNSSKCLVHCKMGVSRSASTVIAYAMKEFGWSLEKAYNFVKQKRSITRPNAGFMRQLAEYEGILDASKQRHNKLWHPDADCEMAEGQQGMSQCCGEEGGGHLTPEPGMSPCCEEALSDKGAACPSPRRTVALEIDPAYNNYYFRRLSDTALDSEPSTPVRGPPLLGMEKVFIEIEDVERDALLDDEAFDGREGLPLPSFGPTAEGTAAQTCSLRPEPLEELRLRLEFSTVEEEDEEEVRKEEAEMEVLMQPDDAGGGDSGGGEETQDVEVEGDTEGNGMDLATLNENSNNNNHLSTAHILNEKASSLPPPVDASALSWRDSKSKLKEDSLPLVSKLCLKPSSPEVPSASFPLSNTSSEGLTSSVGLLRPCDPLCDCANCAASPPTALFNREKQPGNSLYLLEPKDDGDLLKVKNESQKSQSEAASEALPELMKMDSEEENLAVACYIGQQQETLLQLQRSGLVRRRAERLERLSGLSQESLPLHTCQRSKNSPFHTEEEEEFSGFPKSSTPCQVRLEPLVVPLSNEALLGVVGSGLLTPTSSPHGSTLTRSSSSDSLRSVRGKPGLVRQRAQEIETRMRLAGLTVSSRLKRSNSLAKLGSLNFSSEDLCSACSSDAGTLLLLSLSPEPDPGLEWDSPTTSALPRPCKDLHTPERALPGEPRS, from the exons CCTGAGTGAGAGCTTCTTCATGGTGAAGGGTGCTGCTCTCTTTCTGCAGCAGGGGAGCAGTCAACAGAGCCATAAAGCACATCCTCACCACAAACATGCag GTGACTTACCTCAACACTTGCAGGTGATGATAAACATTCTTCGCTCGGAGGACAGAATCAAACTG GCAGTGCGGCTGGAGAGTGCATGGTCAGATCGTGTGCGGTACATGGTGGTGGTGTACACCAGTGGGCGacaagacacagaggagaacaTCCTACTGGGCATCGACTTCACCAGCAAAGACTG cAAAAGCTGTTCGATCGGCATGACGCTACCTCTGTGGAGTGACACAAAGATCCATCTGGATGGAGATGG GGGCTTTACTGTGAACACAGCAAGTCGGACTCATGTCTTCAAACCCGTGTCGGTGCAGGCTATGTG GTCAGCCCTGCAGGTGCTGCATAAGGCATGCGAGGTGTCACGCAGGCATAACTACTTCCCTGGAGGCATGGCTCTCACCTGGATGGGCTACTATGAGAGTTGCATtgcttcagagcagagctgTATCAACGAGTGGAACACCATGAAGGACTTGGAGACCACACGGCTGGACTCACCCACCATGTTTGTTGACAA gccttcagagagagagaggacagggtGCCTTATtaaagccaaactcagaagCATCATGATGTGCCGGGACCTCGAGAACGTCACCAGCAAACaa ATCCGTACAGAGTTGGAACAACACATGAACTGTAACCTGAAGGAGTACAAAGAGTTCATCGACAATGAGATGCTGCTGATCCTGGGTCAGATGGACAAACCCACACTCATCTTTGATCACGTCTACCTG gGATCTGAATGGAATGCATCTAATTTGGAGGAGCTGCAAGAGTCAGG GGTGGGCTACATCCTCAACGTTACCAGGGAGATAGACAACTTCTTTCCAGGCACATTTTGTTATCACAACATACGCGTCTATGATGAAGACGCCACTGACCTGCTGGCTCACTGGAATGAGACGTACAACTTCATTGTTAAAGCAAA AAAGAACAGCTCCAAGTGTCTAGTTCACTGCAAGATGGGTGTGAGTCGGTCTGCCTCCACCGTCATCGCTTATGCCATGAAAGAGTTTGGCTGGTCCCTAGAGAAGGCTTACAACTTTGTCAAGCAAAAGAGGAGCATCACACGACCCAACGCTGGCTTCATGAGGCAGCTGGCCGAATACGAGGGCATCTTGGATGCTAG TAAACAGCGTCACAACAAGCTGTGGCATCCAGACGCAGACTGTGAGATGGCAGAGGGGCAGCAGGGGATGTCTCAGTGTTgtggagaggaggggggaggcCACCTGACTCCAGAACCAGGGATGTCTCCCTGCTGTGAGGAGGCGCTGTCTGATAAGGGGGCTGCATGTCCCTCCCCACGCAGGACTGTTGCACTGGAGATCGACCCTGCCTACAACAACTACTATTTCCGCCGGCTCTCGGACACAGCGCTGGACAGCGAACCATCAACACCTGTGCGCGGCCCTCCCCTTCTCGGGATGGAAAAAGTCTTTATAGAAATCGAGGATGTGGAGCGGGACGCTCTGCTGGACGATGAGGCCTTTGATGGGCGTGAAGGCCTGCCACTCCCCAGCTTTGGTCCTACAGCAGAGGGGACTGCTGCCCAGACATGCTCTCTGCGCCCTGAGCCCCTGGAGGAGCTGCGTCTGAGGCTGGAGTTCAGcacagtggaggaggaggatgaggaggaggtgcgaAAGGAGGAGGCAGAGATGGAGGTGCTCATGCAACCAGATGATGCAGGGGGTGGGGATAGTGGCGGAGGGGAGGAAACGCAAGATGTGGAGGTAGAAGGGGATACAGAGGGTAATGGGATGGACCTGGCAACCCTAAATGAAAACTCCAACAATAACAACCATTTGAGCACTGCACATATCCTCAAT GAAAAagcttcctccctccctcctccagtTGATGCTTCTGCATTGTCCTGGAGGGATTCTAAGTCCAAGCTGAAAGAAGACTCTCTACCCCTAGTTTCTAAGCTTTGCCTTAAGCCCAGTTCTCCTGAAGTCCCAAGTGCTTCATTCCCACTGTCCAATACCTCTTCTGAAGGCCTCACGTCTTCAGTGGGACTGCTGCGCCCCTGTGACCCTCTGTGTGACTGTGCCAACTGTGCTGCCAGCCCACCCACAGCTCTATTCAACAGAGAGAAGCAGCCAGGAAACTCACTGTACTTACTGGAGCCGAAGGATGATGGTGACTTATTGAAAGTAAAGAATGAGAGTCAGAAAAGTCAATCTGAAGCTGCCTCAGAGGCTCTCCCTGAGCTGATGAAAATGGATTCGGAGGAAGAGAACCTTGCCGTGGCTTGCTACATTGGCCAACAACAGGAGACCCTGTTGCAGCTGCAGAGGTCTGGGCTGGTCCGCCGACGTGCAGAGAGACTAGAGAGACTTTCAGGTTTATCCCAGGAGAGCTTACCTCTGCACACATGCCAAAGGTCCAAAAACAGCCCTTTTCAcactgaggaggaagaggagttcTCCGGCTTCCCTAAATCTTCTACACCATGCCAAGTGCGGTTAGAGCCACTGGTGGTGCCACTGAGCAATGAAGCTTTGTTGGGGGTGGTGGGGTCTGGGTTGCTCACACCCACCTCCTCGCCTCATGGCTCCACCCTGACACGCAGCTCCAGCAGTGACAGTCTGCGCAGCGTGAGGGGAAAACCTGGCCTCGTGCGTCAGAGGGCACAGGAGATCGAGACCCGCATGCGTCTGGCAGGCCTAACAGTGTCCTCAAGGCTGAAGCGGTCCAACTCGTTGGCCAAGTTGGGCAGCCTCAACTTTTCCTCAGAGGACCTGTGTTCAGCCTGCTCCTCAGATGCAGGAACACTACTGCTCCTCTCGCTGTCCCCAGAGCCAGACCCCGGCCTGGAGTGGGACTCCCCCACCACCTCTGCTCTGCCCCGGCCCTGCAAGGACCTGCACACTCCAGAGAGAGCACTACCAGGTGAGCCCAGAAGCTGA
- the ssh1a gene encoding protein phosphatase Slingshot homolog 1 isoform X2, producing MHLVVEPIQEAVLKMLPYFVENAVLTQSEINRILSESFFMVKGAALFLQQGSSQQSHKAHPHHKHAGDLPQHLQVMINILRSEDRIKLAVRLESAWSDRVRYMVVVYTSGRQDTEENILLGIDFTSKDCKSCSIGMTLPLWSDTKIHLDGDGGFTVNTASRTHVFKPVSVQAMWSALQVLHKACEVSRRHNYFPGGMALTWMGYYESCIASEQSCINEWNTMKDLETTRLDSPTMFVDKPSERERTGCLIKAKLRSIMMCRDLENVTSKQIRTELEQHMNCNLKEYKEFIDNEMLLILGQMDKPTLIFDHVYLGSEWNASNLEELQESGVGYILNVTREIDNFFPGTFCYHNIRVYDEDATDLLAHWNETYNFIVKAKKNSSKCLVHCKMGVSRSASTVIAYAMKEFGWSLEKAYNFVKQKRSITRPNAGFMRQLAEYEGILDASKQRHNKLWHPDADCEMAEGQQGMSQCCGEEGGGHLTPEPGMSPCCEEALSDKGAACPSPRRTVALEIDPAYNNYYFRRLSDTALDSEPSTPVRGPPLLGMEKVFIEIEDVERDALLDDEAFDGREGLPLPSFGPTAEGTAAQTCSLRPEPLEELRLRLEFSTVEEEDEEEVRKEEAEMEVLMQPDDAGGGDSGGGEETQDVEVEGDTEGNGMDLATLNENSNNNNHLSTAHILNEKASSLPPPVDASALSWRDSKSKLKEDSLPLVSKLCLKPSSPEVPSASFPLSNTSSEGLTSSVGLLRPCDPLCDCANCAASPPTALFNREKQPGNSLYLLEPKDDGDLLKVKNESQKSQSEAASEALPELMKMDSEEENLAVACYIGQQQETLLQLQRSGLVRRRAERLERLSGLSQESLPLHTCQRSKNSPFHTEEEEEFSGFPKSSTPCQVRLEPLVVPLSNEALLGVVGSGLLTPTSSPHGSTLTRSSSSDSLRSVRGKPGLVRQRAQEIETRMRLAGLTVSSRLKRSNSLAKLGSLNFSSEDLCSACSSDAGTLLLLSLSPEPDPGLEWDSPTTSALPRPCKDLHTPERALPGEPRS from the exons ATGCATCTGGTTGTAGAACCCATTCAGGAGGCTGTGCTGAAGATGCTACCTTATTTTGTGGAGAACGCTGTTTTGACCCAGAGTGAGATAAACCGCAT CCTGAGTGAGAGCTTCTTCATGGTGAAGGGTGCTGCTCTCTTTCTGCAGCAGGGGAGCAGTCAACAGAGCCATAAAGCACATCCTCACCACAAACATGCag GTGACTTACCTCAACACTTGCAGGTGATGATAAACATTCTTCGCTCGGAGGACAGAATCAAACTG GCAGTGCGGCTGGAGAGTGCATGGTCAGATCGTGTGCGGTACATGGTGGTGGTGTACACCAGTGGGCGacaagacacagaggagaacaTCCTACTGGGCATCGACTTCACCAGCAAAGACTG cAAAAGCTGTTCGATCGGCATGACGCTACCTCTGTGGAGTGACACAAAGATCCATCTGGATGGAGATGG GGGCTTTACTGTGAACACAGCAAGTCGGACTCATGTCTTCAAACCCGTGTCGGTGCAGGCTATGTG GTCAGCCCTGCAGGTGCTGCATAAGGCATGCGAGGTGTCACGCAGGCATAACTACTTCCCTGGAGGCATGGCTCTCACCTGGATGGGCTACTATGAGAGTTGCATtgcttcagagcagagctgTATCAACGAGTGGAACACCATGAAGGACTTGGAGACCACACGGCTGGACTCACCCACCATGTTTGTTGACAA gccttcagagagagagaggacagggtGCCTTATtaaagccaaactcagaagCATCATGATGTGCCGGGACCTCGAGAACGTCACCAGCAAACaa ATCCGTACAGAGTTGGAACAACACATGAACTGTAACCTGAAGGAGTACAAAGAGTTCATCGACAATGAGATGCTGCTGATCCTGGGTCAGATGGACAAACCCACACTCATCTTTGATCACGTCTACCTG gGATCTGAATGGAATGCATCTAATTTGGAGGAGCTGCAAGAGTCAGG GGTGGGCTACATCCTCAACGTTACCAGGGAGATAGACAACTTCTTTCCAGGCACATTTTGTTATCACAACATACGCGTCTATGATGAAGACGCCACTGACCTGCTGGCTCACTGGAATGAGACGTACAACTTCATTGTTAAAGCAAA AAAGAACAGCTCCAAGTGTCTAGTTCACTGCAAGATGGGTGTGAGTCGGTCTGCCTCCACCGTCATCGCTTATGCCATGAAAGAGTTTGGCTGGTCCCTAGAGAAGGCTTACAACTTTGTCAAGCAAAAGAGGAGCATCACACGACCCAACGCTGGCTTCATGAGGCAGCTGGCCGAATACGAGGGCATCTTGGATGCTAG TAAACAGCGTCACAACAAGCTGTGGCATCCAGACGCAGACTGTGAGATGGCAGAGGGGCAGCAGGGGATGTCTCAGTGTTgtggagaggaggggggaggcCACCTGACTCCAGAACCAGGGATGTCTCCCTGCTGTGAGGAGGCGCTGTCTGATAAGGGGGCTGCATGTCCCTCCCCACGCAGGACTGTTGCACTGGAGATCGACCCTGCCTACAACAACTACTATTTCCGCCGGCTCTCGGACACAGCGCTGGACAGCGAACCATCAACACCTGTGCGCGGCCCTCCCCTTCTCGGGATGGAAAAAGTCTTTATAGAAATCGAGGATGTGGAGCGGGACGCTCTGCTGGACGATGAGGCCTTTGATGGGCGTGAAGGCCTGCCACTCCCCAGCTTTGGTCCTACAGCAGAGGGGACTGCTGCCCAGACATGCTCTCTGCGCCCTGAGCCCCTGGAGGAGCTGCGTCTGAGGCTGGAGTTCAGcacagtggaggaggaggatgaggaggaggtgcgaAAGGAGGAGGCAGAGATGGAGGTGCTCATGCAACCAGATGATGCAGGGGGTGGGGATAGTGGCGGAGGGGAGGAAACGCAAGATGTGGAGGTAGAAGGGGATACAGAGGGTAATGGGATGGACCTGGCAACCCTAAATGAAAACTCCAACAATAACAACCATTTGAGCACTGCACATATCCTCAAT GAAAAagcttcctccctccctcctccagtTGATGCTTCTGCATTGTCCTGGAGGGATTCTAAGTCCAAGCTGAAAGAAGACTCTCTACCCCTAGTTTCTAAGCTTTGCCTTAAGCCCAGTTCTCCTGAAGTCCCAAGTGCTTCATTCCCACTGTCCAATACCTCTTCTGAAGGCCTCACGTCTTCAGTGGGACTGCTGCGCCCCTGTGACCCTCTGTGTGACTGTGCCAACTGTGCTGCCAGCCCACCCACAGCTCTATTCAACAGAGAGAAGCAGCCAGGAAACTCACTGTACTTACTGGAGCCGAAGGATGATGGTGACTTATTGAAAGTAAAGAATGAGAGTCAGAAAAGTCAATCTGAAGCTGCCTCAGAGGCTCTCCCTGAGCTGATGAAAATGGATTCGGAGGAAGAGAACCTTGCCGTGGCTTGCTACATTGGCCAACAACAGGAGACCCTGTTGCAGCTGCAGAGGTCTGGGCTGGTCCGCCGACGTGCAGAGAGACTAGAGAGACTTTCAGGTTTATCCCAGGAGAGCTTACCTCTGCACACATGCCAAAGGTCCAAAAACAGCCCTTTTCAcactgaggaggaagaggagttcTCCGGCTTCCCTAAATCTTCTACACCATGCCAAGTGCGGTTAGAGCCACTGGTGGTGCCACTGAGCAATGAAGCTTTGTTGGGGGTGGTGGGGTCTGGGTTGCTCACACCCACCTCCTCGCCTCATGGCTCCACCCTGACACGCAGCTCCAGCAGTGACAGTCTGCGCAGCGTGAGGGGAAAACCTGGCCTCGTGCGTCAGAGGGCACAGGAGATCGAGACCCGCATGCGTCTGGCAGGCCTAACAGTGTCCTCAAGGCTGAAGCGGTCCAACTCGTTGGCCAAGTTGGGCAGCCTCAACTTTTCCTCAGAGGACCTGTGTTCAGCCTGCTCCTCAGATGCAGGAACACTACTGCTCCTCTCGCTGTCCCCAGAGCCAGACCCCGGCCTGGAGTGGGACTCCCCCACCACCTCTGCTCTGCCCCGGCCCTGCAAGGACCTGCACACTCCAGAGAGAGCACTACCAGGTGAGCCCAGAAGCTGA